TTCCGCACACATTCCGATATAAAACGCACAAAATACTGGAGAGCTCCCTACACCGTCAAGACAATGGACCAGGATAGGGggaattttctttttaggtACTCTGCTTCTTAACTTAACATACATGTCGTTGACAAAGTGATAAAATTCTATGAATGCATCTGGCTGATGAGGAAACTTGTCTCTTGGCCAAGCGGTGTATTGATAGTGAAAAATCATGCGCTTCTGCTTTGGTTTTTGTTCAGATGCAGTCAGAGATAACAAAGTCAAAGTATAGTGTGAATTGATCATAATCGACCTAGTTAATATCTGAAACTTTTCACCTACTAAAACACAGCCTTTTTAGGGGACCAATATTGATAGCTCTTATCAGTTAGCTTGCACGTCATTACAATAATCACCACTTTGTTATCCCGCACCGTTTGCCAGAACATTTCACAGTCTTTCTTTTCTGGATTTTTGGCACAAATAAACTTCCGCTTAGTTTCATATCCGTCGACGAAACTTGCCCAGGAATCACCAGATTTTTGGACCGAGGACATTGAAGAGGAAACTTCAGGTTTGAGAAGTAGCCGTTGATCTCCAACTTCTTTTTTAGTCTATGGCGACTTTCTTCTTCCTGCTTCGTGACTATTGCGTTATATTCTTCTATGATGCGAGCTTGTGAATTCGGTTCGTCCATGAACCGCAGGAAGTCGTTGATATTCTTGCTTCGGAAGTAGGGCGCCATTTTCGAAGATTGTTTTCTGTTGAGAAGAAAAGACTCTCACATTAACTTGTAAAAAGTGCTTACAACTAGAAGCGAAGTGAAGTATCTATTCATAAGAGTGGTTGTTTTCAAACtaacgtttattttataactaactCCCttttatactattaaaaaGTATCACGCACATACTTAGCCAATACTAACAAGTCCTCTATGTCATTAAGCGTAAATTTATGGCTATAACTGTTCGATGTGAATAGCAATACTCGGTAAAAGGCTTTCCATGTTCAGTATCAATTCTTCCCCAATCTACTCATTACCTTAACTACTTAGTTAAACTAATTATTTAGCAAAACTGAAGAAGTTAAATGAGGAAAAATTTGTTTGGAAAGTAAACAAAGTTGTTGGTTTTACAAAGCTTTAAACtgtttattaacataaaattcttaaatattatacaatacaacttataactaattaattcCTTAACTAACACATAAACTGTCAATTAACCCTCGCGCATTGAATTTCTTGCAGTAGAACATATCTCAAATATCTTTGTTAATTCGTGTAGTATtctgtatagaaaaacatattGTTCCGCGACCGAAACACATGAATATCTTTGTTGGCGTATTTTCAGTACAGTTTCTGGAActacgtattttatgtaatcGGTCGTGCTTAGGATGGTCAGGAGGTAGGTGGGTGCTATTGTCGTTGAAGTGTATTAGTTGGCGAATCTTTTCGAATCTGTTTACCGTCATTGTGTCTGAAATTGGATGGATTTGTACACCTCTTGTCCAATAGGATCTGATGCTGGGGTAATGGTACACCAGTGTATATCAAGATGCCAAGGTATTTTCGAAGTTCCAATGAGTTGATGGGATCGGAGAAATTTGGATTCATTTGTACTGCATATTAATTCGTCTCAGTAACGATTACTGCTTGTAGGTTTTCgtcaaaaaaataagaaaaaattggTATGGAGTCGATAAATCTAACTTATAtcttcactatccataaaaactcgtcatcatggtgacattacttgttaattttgtttattgaaaacttgttgaaaaatgataaagtattaggaaagtaacaaatttaatatgactgctttctaaaatgatgcaaaattttacagtttttgctattgaaatgattctaaacaggtaaatgcaggagtattgaggaatattgtaaataacgtaaatatacacttgcctgtgaaattctatgccagaatttggtgtccaaacacttctgcaatttcgGTTAGTCCCGCTATGGTATGGTCCCGGTATGGCACCCTCTTAAAATACCTATCAAAAAGTCCCGCTATGGTACCCATCTTTTAGATCTACGTTAGACAATAGAAGGTACAACTGAAAAGAAAAgtgtatctataaataaatacttttaggAGTGTATCAATAAAACGTCTGTTTGCGATATTAAATCAgtcttttattaattcaaaatatttataaaaaaatatcaaacagtaaaacgaaatattaattgcaatgtaatttttaaaataatcaacaatattaattaccaataatcaacaataaaaaaaatataaaaaatccaCATCTCAGAAAAGTATtactgtaaatattataaactacaaataaaaacaacatccAGACATAAATATTAGTTACAAATAATCAACATTGAGAAAAGGCagtaattgtaaatttatataaactacaaaaataatcaacaaCCAACTagacaaatatattaattacaaataatcaACATGGAGAAAAAGGCGCAAATTGTAAACAtaaactacaaaaaataatcaacatcgagaaaaagtattaaacattttaataggctaaaaacaaaattaaaataaactatttttttaaatgttctgATCGAAATGTTGACTTTGATATGTTAATCAGAAAATCACCAATGGAGATAGCTTTATTTTCGTAACTTTTTGTTAGCTTTTGAATCTGGCGGTCGATTTCTATACTTGTtctttttcttgaatttataggTGATCTTTTTAGTCGAAAGCTATAACAAAAATCATCAGTTATTTAAGTTaagctatatttttttcagtaaCCGTCTGTAATAGAAGGCGACAGCCAATAATATctaccaaaataaataaaatcaaatccaTTTTCAAATTCTTCTATGTACtcgtattatgtaaaaaaatatatatctgcttttaaaaatattttatatgcttaaaaatattgtttaaaaaatacaacttaCTTGGCTTGTTTTATATCAAAGTGACATGTGTCGTTGCCAATTGTTTGCagaaacaataataaactGGGATTTTTTCCAATAACTTTGTTGAATCTGCCATTCCATGATTCCGCCAAGTTAGTTGTTCTATGGCGTTCATTATGGCAACACCAAATGAGGTCTGGATATTCAAGCCACTGAGTGACAAAATAGTCATTGAATTTGGTCATAGCTTCATCGTCgaaactgaaaaaaatacttattaaacgTTCGTACTTGTAAAGCAATGAAATTAACAGGTCCTTACTGATATTGTTGTTCTTTACTTTTTTGCCACATAATTAGAGTTAAGTACTCAAACATCATTTTGGAAAGTAACCAagatattatacctattttcCATTATATGCAGCCAGCCGTCTTCAATATCTTGTTTTGGCAAAAACGCCAAGCCTATGCATTGCTTAACATGGTTCGAGGACTCTTCGTGTTCCATGAGATTTAAAGATTTCGCTTTTTTGATAACGTTCTTTTGAAAATGTACGTTACAtccatttattttgatatcagGAAAAATCTTCGCTGCTGCATTTATTACTCCTATTTCATAATCGAAGGTAAATTTCGATGGACGCCATTCAGGCAAAGTTTGTTTAATCAATTCGAAAACTTTTTCATAAGTTTTCCCTTCTTTCGAAGCAAAGACAGACCTTCTTGAAAAGTCCGGTTCATTTATCTCCTGCACTCACCTAAAATGATTGGGATGTAATCGCTCCCTTTTGAGGACTCTCCATACCGACATTTTTGGTAAACCTAGTCGAGTTGCTATTCGCCTGACACTCAGCCTAGGATCTTCTGTTATTAATTGCAATATCTCTTCTTCATCTTACAGTGTAGGCTGTGTATCTACGTTTCATCCATATAAGTGATCGATTTTTTGTCGGCGCCCAGTtcttcaaattcaaattcaaatatttttattcatgaatATGGCTGAATATGGGTACAATTCAGATCTTAGACAAACATAAGTCCCGCCATATCCTGCCTGTTAGGCATATGaaattacaaatacatattaattactaagctaaacaaataataattttatcctGAAGgtccaaaattattttaaatttaagtcaaatacatttataaaataagtatacatTAATAAGTCAATagttatttaacaattattataagtcaATCGTTATTACACATCTGAAGATTAAAATATGTCGAGTGATTTATCATTAATATAGTCTCtaacacaataataacatttttgtattaaaaggtattttaatttacatttgaatttaattatacttCCTATTTCTGTCATTGCCTTAGGTAATCTATTATACAGTATTGGACCAtatattcattttcttttaattgcCCTAAGTAACGAGCTCCCCATGCAGCAATCTCTTTTTCTATTAAGATATCTctttttttaaagcattttttgATAGTATAcctaatttttcatttaaaattttccttaGTCTCTTTTTGTCCGGGAAGCTAGGTTCTTCAGTAGAATCTCGGCTTCTCCCAACAAGCAACCCttcaaataatgtaatttctGAATGGCAGTCAAGTTGGGGTTGTTGTGAATAAGTGACACAAACATGTCACTGGTCGTAGCTCCCAAAAAATTTCGGCAGGTTTATCTGCGGCAGTTtcacatcttttttttttacgttggGAAATGCATTTACACATCCCCCTCTGCAGTTTTTCTGCGTGAGGGGGTATGTGGGACTCGCGAGAAGCCATACCCACTAAAACCCAACGGTGGCCACTATTCACCTTCGGCGGCAGGGGTTAACAGCCAGGCCTTATACCCACCCCCACCGCGTACGTGGTCAGTGCCGCGACTTGGCGGCTCGCCCAAGCCTCATCATAGTTCATTTACTCATCATAGTGACTGTACTCGTACTCGTGCTCGCCGAATCTGGTGTGATTGCTTGCAGATCGTTTTGTAAAATCAACTTATAATCGGTGTATGCATTGTCGCATTCTGAATATAGGTTGTTTTCAAAATACGATAATGCAATTTTTGTTGTCCTATCGACCATGACAACAATTTCATTGTGACCTTCCACATATGAATCCACAACCTCTCTATCGCTTTGAGCCgcgtatttatataatttactgtAATTCGTTATTTAGGAGATTTTTTATAGTTCATCTCGGCCCTTTTTTATTCGGTCGAAAATGTCCTCTTGTTTACGAAGAAGTCCCTCAACACTTCTTGCCATAGAATATGTTACCGTCCTTAACTCttaattataagattttttttatgttggtattaagttaataaatattatctttacaaATCTGTCGTTTTCTTCATTAACATaacacgttttattttatttttgtttgtggtTATTATACTACAAAACAAAGTATGCTTGTATTCTACATTGTTTTCTTATtctaaataaatcattacatGTTACAATTGATATCCACAAAAAAAATCTGAGCTTTCAAAGTGGTAAATCTGtgtaggtaaatattatgaaaagtgacaatttatcaattaataaaaaaaaaactaaagttCATTCTAAATCtagcttttttttttaaaaagttctttatttatatgctACATGACAGAAATAATACATCAGGGGTCGACCTAAGAGATACTTTGTTGCTAGGGTCAAGATAATGaaaatacgtttttttatattaagttgtttttattaaattaaaattaggtttagagacatttatttcaaaagaattttacaattcaCTTATTCTAATTCAATAGTGTTAACTTGTACACCttgacaaaaatgttaaaaacttGCGGGTGAGCGGAGAACTACTCTGTACAATAATATCGTCTTATGACGGTATGGCTGTGTTCGTAAGGAATGCTAACGCGGATATAAATCAACTAAATGTGACATCGAGTGCatgaactaaaataaatattaattgtaaatttatttaaacatttagtGTAAATGACTTAactatttaaagtaattttacaaTCTTGAATATATACActcttgtttgtttttttttttgttttttactttatataataattcataatattatgttataatggtttttacccttttgattatttttgtatatatactttttatgttataattaacactttatactataatatatattttttttattttttttttaactagtgACTGTGATAAGAGTACTTTGTGAtcgttgttatttttctttatattgctgattttatttcagttatttacatttttaagttttatacaCGATAGTTATTACaggaaatattttcattttgtagtatatgaagttttaatttctttttgaacaatcctaatgattttatttgttttatatctgTAGGTAGgctattgtatattttaactcCGTCATGAAGTAAATTTTTTGAGCCATAGTAGGTACGGGCTGGATGGATATTTAGGTTGTCATAACATACATTTTGTCGTAGATTAGAATTTCGCTTTCTTTTAGTTAAAGTGATATCTGTATGAATTTccttattaaacaattttcgtATCAGGATACAAGTATTATAGATGTAAATTTGCGAAATAtccattattttagtatctttatatattttttttgttggagTGAGATAATTATAGCAAAAAAgggtttttattaatctattttgGGCTATTTGTACTTTGTTCATGTTAGTTTTAGCGGATGCTCCCCATATAGGTATTAGATAATCTAAGTGGGATTTAATTAAGGAGTTATAAATAGTATATCGAACAGTATTTGGAAGACATTTTGCAAATCCTCTTAATGCACCAGACAATGAAACTATTTTTTTCCTGACTTTCTCAATATGCGGTTTCCAGGTCATATGACTATCCAATACTAGACCCAGATATTTTTCTTCATTAATCTGTTTAATttgttgattatttataaaaagaggGGCGTGTGTTGGAACTTTTTTAGATTTAGGTGAGAATATAATGTAATTCGTTTTTTCAACGTTAATTGTCAGTAGGTTATTTTGTAACCAAGTGTTAAGGAGGGTCATGTCATGTTGAGCTTCCGATATCAAAGAGTGTATTGACTGTCCATAATAGAATAGGCTGGTGTCATCAGCATATAGACTTAAGTCACCTTTGAAGGGAAGCTCATATACGTTGTTTATGTATACTAGGAACAATAGTGGGCCCAAAATAGAGCCTTGTGGTACTCCATAACATATCGGCATAGGATCACTTTGACATGATCCAATTTTGACAATTTGACAACGGTTTGCGAGGTaggatttaattaattcatgaGCTGTTCCCCTGATACCAATGCAATGAAGTTTTGTTAGTAACAAGTCGTGGCTCACGGTATCAAACGCTTTTTTTAGGTCCACAAAAATGCCAACCGCAATATTTCTATTGTCTAAGTTACTAATAAGTTTTGTTATAAGATCTGACGTGGCTGAGAGAGTATTGGATTTGGGACGGAAGCCGTATTGTTTCTGATAAAGAAAGTTGATTGAGTCaaggaatttttttaattgagtgTGCAAGACcctttcaaaaatttttgatataaCAGGTAGGACAGAGATTGGTCGGTAATTGTTAGGGTCTGTTTTGCTACCAGctttaaatataggtacgaCTTTGGCAATTTTTAGAGAGTTTGGAAATGTTCCTTCTGatagacatttatttatacaacacGCTAGATCATGGCTTATCAAGTCTTTGATACATTTTAAGGCTTTAACGCTAATGCCATCTAACCCTGAGCTGGTATTTGAGTTTAGCGagttaataatgttttttactTCTTCAGCGTTAGTGGGATTAAACTGGGTGAATGAATTATTGTAATCTAATGTCACATTAAGTTGATAATTCTGGGTTTTAGGAATTTTATTTGCTAAATTCGAGCCAACCGAAGCAAAGAAGATATTAAAACACTTACAAATTTCCTTTTCATCACTTATTAAGCCAGTAGGGGTTATGATCTGTGGAATGACAGTATCCTTTGTGCTATTCCTAGATAACGAGTTTATAAGGCTCCACATCTTCTTTGGTTGTTTGAGAACTTTATGAAATTCTCTTGTATAATATTCGTTTTTTGTTTTCTGTATTTTAGCAGTTACTTGAtttctcttttttttaaacttctgTTCAATGCATTTGTTATCTTTGTTCAATTTGTGCTCGTAATAAATTTGATTTCTGTCGttgatttctttaattatatctCTGTGTATCCAGTCTTGTCTTGGTTTGTTGAGTATTTTTGATTTAAtgactttatttttgtttattgcttCTTTTAATCTTAGTTCCACTTGTGAATATTCCAAattgttattgtaaatatggttattttttatgtataagtatAATTCATTGTAATTTAGTGCTTCATATtctattcttttaaataaatcaggTTTATATTTCTTCATATCTAAGAATATCTGTTTGTGATCTGACATTGCTGATTCTACAATGGCAAGGTGGAAATCGTTTTGTTTCACATTTGTAGCAACATGATCTAGAATTGATTTTGTCGTATTGGTTTCTCGTGTACAGTATGTTTCATCAATCTTGTTTAGTAGTTGGAAGCCATTTATCTCAACCAAGTCCTTGTAGGTATTATTAGTTCGAtccaaatttaataaatttatattgaaatcacCAAATATGACGGCTCTGCTACTTTTTTGAAGTTGTATTTCAAAGGTTTCGAAAAAATTTTGAAGTGTAACTGGATCTGGTTTACGATATATAGCACCTATGTCCAATGAATAGTTATAGAGGTGGACCCAGAGATAATGGTTATCAAGTAATACTAGATCGTGACTTTGATTGTGTTGGAGATTGTTGTGGACAAATATTGAGACCCCACCTCCTCTACTATTTGACCTGTAATTATAATAGTGCCTATATCGTGGAAGTTGGAGTCGTTCACCTTCGTCCTTTGTTTTGATCCAAGTTTCAGTCAATATGATTACGTGTATTGTGTATTTAAATGACTCTATCACACATCTAAGTTCATCTAATTTACCTGGTCTTACAATACTACGTACATTTGCATACATAAATTTCAGGGATTTATTTGAGAATTTAATTTCACCATAGTTATTGGTTAGTTGGTATGTCAGGTTATCGATAGCCGGGTTGGTTAAATCTTCTGTTCTTTTAGCTTGATCTAGTTTTTTGAATCCGTTTCAACGATTTTAGGGATgcctttaatatattttatacttaagtTTTTTATACCCTCGTCcgttttttgtttgagttCATCTTTTAGAAGTTTTAGGTATGCTCGTTGCTGTGGAGTTTGATCGGAATAAATCCCAATAtcttttctacaatttttgtgcttatttcttaaaattattttaactggTTCTTCTGTTGAAAAACATACTTTTAGTGGTCGACATTTGTTTGGTATTAATTTACCTAGTCTTATTGTTGCTACTGGATCTGGGCTACACGGtattatgttttttagaaattgtATTACATTTTTAGCGTCAGAAGCTTTTCTTGTTGTTGTCTCGACAGCGACACATTCAGGTAAgttggtaattattaaatttttgctGCGTTTTTGACGCTCATGTATTTCATATATAATCTCTTCCTGGTTTGAAGGTTGCTTGAAGTTATTAATGTCGAGCGGTAGGTCTTTTAATTTAGCTTCAACACCATTAAGCCGTATTTCGGTATCGGAGTTCTTATTTAGAAGCAAATTAACATTAGTTTTAAGCGAAGTCTGCTCCATTTTCAGTGTTTCTAGTGACAGTTTCGTTTCAGACATCTCCTGTTTAATAGATGAAATGTCGCctgagattttatttaaattcaaaaattacaaAGTTTGCTCGAATTGGCCGCCTCCACACCTTATGCATGCACGACACCTT
The Colias croceus chromosome 30, ilColCroc2.1 genome window above contains:
- the LOC123704609 gene encoding uncharacterized protein LOC123704609, whose amino-acid sequence is MEHEESSNHVKQCIGLAFLPKQDIEDGWLHIMENSFDDEAMTKFNDYFVTQWLEYPDLIWCCHNERHRTTNLAESWNGRFNKVIGKNPSLLLFLQTIGNDTCHFDIKQANFRLKRSPINSRKRTSIEIDRQIQKLTKSYENKAISIGDFLINISKSTFRSEHLKK